The Glycine soja cultivar W05 chromosome 3, ASM419377v2, whole genome shotgun sequence genome window below encodes:
- the LOC114404987 gene encoding uncharacterized protein LOC114404987, producing MRWKIVGGDKVRLWEDKWNQQQQPLAERYPRLYQISTQQNQIIRHMGQHMQSGWEWQFLWRRSLFENEIQSAVNFLKDIEGIHIQQQVSDEWEWLGDQTRKYSTRSAYNLILEASKGGQHQDWCKELWRIKIPSKISVFAWRLIEDRLPTRMNLHRRQVQLQDLRCPFCREAVEETSHLFFHCVFIQPILWESMSWLNLQTAFPLGPKQNFLQHISIQAAGLRSNRWRYWWMAVTWAIWKTRNRVLFSNAEFDAKRLFDEAIFWTWTWLRHFEKHFSTHLNQWASNISQGFIM from the coding sequence ATGAGGTGGAAAATTGTAGGAGGTGATAAGGTCAGGCTTTGGGAAGATAAATGGAATCAGCAGCAGCAACCTTTAGCTGAGAGGTATCCTAGATTGTACCAAATATCTACACAGCAAAACCAAATCATCAGACACATGGGACAGCACATGCAGTCAGGCTGGGAATGGCAATTTCTATGGAGAAGATCGctgtttgaaaatgaaattcagTCAGCagtcaattttttaaaggatatTGAAGGTATACACATTCAGCAACAAGTATCGGATGAATGGGAATGGTTAGGTGATCAAACAAGGAAATATTCCACCCGTAGTGCATACAATCTGATTTTGGAAGCTTCTAAAGGGGGTCAGCATCAGGACTGGTGTAAGGAACTATGGAGGATTAAAATTCCTAGCAAAATTTCTGTTTTTGCTTGGAGGCTAATAGAAGACAGACTACCAACAAGGATGAATCTACATAGGAGACAAGTGCAATTGCAGGATCTGCGATGTCCTTTCTGCAGAGAAGCTGTAGAGGAGACATCTCACTTGTTCTTCCACTGCGTCTTTATCCAACCAATTTTGTGGGAATCGATGTCGTGGCTGAACTTACAAACTGCCTTTCCTCTTGGGCCGAAACAGAATTTTCTACAGCATATATCTATCCAGGCAGCAGGATTAAGGAGTAACAGATGGCGATATTGGTGGATGGCGGTAACTTGGGCtatttggaaaaccagaaacaGAGTTCTGTTTTCAAATGCAGAATTTGATGCTAAGAGATTGTTTGATGAAGCTATTTTTTGGACTTGGACTTGGCTAAGACATTTTGAGAAACATTTCTCAACTCATCTTAATCAATGGGCAAGCAATATTAGTCAGGGTTTTATCATGTAA